The sequence CTCGTTCAACTCGGCATATTCGTACAGACGCTTGAGGTAGGCGCTCTGCTGGTCCCAAACCTTCTTGGCCACCGGATCGGCGGCCGCGGAGGCATCGACCACTTCGGCAGCGACTTCCTTCAGGCGCGCCAGCACCTCATCGGGCAGACGCTTCACTTCGACGCCCTGCTCGCGCAGCTGCTCCAGCGCTTCCATGTTCTTGGCGTTGTAATCGTCGAGCATGTCGCCGTTCACCGCGCGCGCAGCCGAACGTACGATCGCCTTGAGGTCGTCCGGCAGGGTTTCCCAGGCCTTCAGGTTGACGTCCAGCTCGAAGGTCACGTTCGGCTCTTGCCAGCCCGGGGTGTAGTAGTACTTCGCCGCCTTGTGCAGGCCCAGCGCCAGGTCGTTGTATGGCCCAATCCACTCGGTGGCGTCGATGGCGCCGGTCTGCAGCGCGGTGAAGATTTCACCGGCCGGCATGTTGACCACGGTACCGCCCATCTTGGTCAGCACTTCGCCACCCAGGCCCGGGGTCCGCATCTTCAGGCCCTTGAAGTCATCGACCGAATTGATCTCCTTGTTGAACCACCCGGCCGTCTGCACGCCAGTGGCGCCGCAGGCCATCGGCAGCACGCCGTAGGGTTTGTACACCTCTTCCCACAGCTGGATACCGCCGCCGTAGTGCAGCCAGGCATTCATTTCCTGCGCGTTCGGGCCGAATGGCAAGGCGCAGAAGAACTGTGCCGCCGGAACCTTGCCCTTCCAGTAGTAAGGCGCGCCATGACCCATTTCGGCGGTGCCGCGGGAGACGGCATCGAAGACTTCCAGTGCCGGGACCAGCTCACCGGCGGCGTAAACCTTGACCGTCAGCCGGCCACCGCTCATTTCGTTGACCCGCTTGGCGAAGTTTTCCGCGCCGACGCCCACACCGGGGAAATTCTTCGGCCAGGAGGTGACCATCTTCCAGTGGAATTTCTCGGTATCGGAGGTGCCTTCGGCTTTGCCCGCGGTCTTCTCGGCTTCCTTGTTGCAACCGGCCAGAGCGGTTGCGGCCAAGCCAACGCCAGCGGCGGCCAGAATTTGACGACGTTTCATGGATGACTCCTTGTTGTTGTAATGCTGAATATCGGGACCCCGAACTCAGGTGGTTCTAGCTATCATATGGCTATCTTTCGCTCAAGCTTCGTGACTACGTACCGCGACTACGTACGTAGTACTGCCGGTTGCGACACTGTAACGCAGCCACCTAGAATCGCCGGCCGTCTGGGCCATAACAATAAAGGATCTGCAATGTCGAAACATGCCCCCCCACTGCTCGGTCTCGCCAGGGCGATCGATGCGGTGAACGCCCGCTTCGGGCAGGCTTGCGCCTGGCTTACCCTGTTTCTGGTCATCGGTACCGCGGTCGTGGTCGTGCTGCGCTACGGCTTCGGCATCGGCGCCACCGCGCTGCAGGAAGCCGTTCTATACGCCCACGCATTGGTGTTCATGGGCGCCGCGGCCTGGGTACTGCAGCGCAACGGTCACGTCCGCGTCGACATCTTCTATCAACGCTTCAGCCCCCGCTACCAGGCCTTGGTCGAGGTGCTCGGCACGCTGCTTTTCCTCCTGCCGGTCTGCCTGTTTCTCGGCTGGGCCAGCTGGGATTACGTGACCAACTCCTGGGCGACGCTGGAGAGCTCCAGCGAGACCGGAGGCCTGCATTTCGTCTACCTGCAGAAAAGTATCATCCTGATCCTGGTCGTCTGCCTGGCGCTGCAGGGCATCGCCGAAATCATCAAGGCTGGCTACATCATGACGGGTCGCCTGCCGGCCCCGGAGGTGAAGCATGGCTGAGCTGATGGCGATTCTCCTGTTCGTCTGCATCTGCGCAGCCCTGATGGCCGGCTACCCGGTCGCCTTTACCCTTGGCGGCGTGTCGCTGCTCTTCGCCGGCCTCGGCATCGTCACCGGCACCTTCGATGCCGGCTACCTGAGCGCCCTGCCCAACCGCCTGTTCGGCATCATGAACAACCAGACGATGCTGGCCGTGCCACTGTTCGTCTTCATGGGTGTGATGCTGGAAAAGAGCCGGGTCGCCGAAGACCTGCTTGAATCCATGTCACGCCTGTTCGGCACGCTGCGCGGCGGCCTGGCGATCTCCGTGTGCGTCGTGGGCGCGTTGCTCGCGGCCAGCACCGGCATCGTCGGCGCCACGGTAGTGACCATGGGCCTGATGGCCCTGCCGACCATGCTGCGCCGCGGTTACGACCCGGCCATCTCGACCGGCACCCTCGCCGCCACCGGCACCCTCGGGCAGATCATTCCGCCGTCGATCGTGCTGGTTCTGCTGGGCGACGTGATGTCCAGCGCCTACCAGCAGGCGCAGCTCAAGCTCGGCATCTTCTCGCCGAAGACCGTCTCGGTCGGCGACCTGTTCGTCGGTGCATTTCTGCCAGGGCTGCTGCTGGTCGGGCTGTACATCCTCTACATCATCGGTGTGGCGATCTTTCAGCCGAAGAAACTGCCGGCGCTACCGCAGGAGGAGCTCGGCCCGATCGAATGGGGCAGGCTCGCCAACGCACTGGTTCCACCGCTGCTGCTGATCAGCGCAGTGCTCGGCTCGATTCTCGCGGGCTACGCGACCCCCACCGAGGCAGCCGCGCTCGGTGCCCTCGGCGCGATGATTCTGGCGGTGTACAAGCGCCAGCTCAACTTCGTCCAACTGCGCGAAGTCGCCTACGGCACCACCGAAATCAGCGCCATGGTGTTCCTGATCCTCATCGGCGCCTCGCTGTTCTCGCTGGTCTTCCGCGGTTTCGGTGGCGAGGTGCTGATCGAAGACGTGTTCGCCCAGCTGCCCGGCGGCGTGCTCGGCGCCTTCTTCGTGGTGATGCTGGTAATCTTCCTGCTCGGCTTCATCCTCGACTTCATCGAGATCACCTTCGTCGTCGTCCCGATCGTCGGGCCTGTGCTGCTGGCCATGGGCCTGGACCCGATCTGGCTTGGAGTGATGATCGCGCTGAACCTGCAGACTTCGTTCCTGACGCCACCCTTCGGCTTCGCCCTGTTCTACCTGCGCGGCGTGACCCCGAAATCGGTGCCCACCAGCACCATCTACAAGGGCGTCATACCCTTCATCCTGATCCAGCTGCTGCTCCTGGTCATCGCCTACCAGTTCCCTGGCCTGGTCACCTGGCTGCCAGAGCAGGTCTACGGCAAGTAATCCGGCAGACGCCCGTTGCGACGGGCGTCTGGCTTTTCGGCCAGGGGTTTCGGCGCGATCATGAGCCACAGCCGCCAGCCCCGAGCCGTCATGCCCAGCCACCCGTTCAGCCTCTCGGAACTCGCCGACCGCTTTCAGCGGCTCGACGCGTTCCTGCTCCGCCATCAGGCATTGTGGCGGCCTCGCCCCTTCACCCACCGACGCCTCGACTGGGAAGCCGACCATCCAGCGCTAGCCGAATGGCTGCGCGGCCGCTCCCTGGCGCAAGCCGAGGCGGTACACAACCACCCGACCCACCTCACGGCTCCCGCTCCGTTTCCGCAGCTGGCCGCTCAAGTCGCCAGCCTGACCGAGCTGGAGCCGATAGCTCATGCACCGGACGCAGTGGCCGATCCTCGACAGTCTGTCGATGTACCCGGGCGCAAATGGCTGCAGATACAGGCTTTCGGTTCGGCGCTCAGGTTTCACGAGCGCCCGCAGCACTGGCTCGATTGGTGCGCCGGCAAGGGCCATCTGGGAAGGAGCCTGGCCCTGCATGGGGACGCGGTGACCTGTCTGGAGTGGGACCCGGCACTGGTCGAGGCCGGGCAGCGTCTCAGCGTGAAGCTGGGCATCGACGCCGAGCACCGGCAGCAGGACGTCATGCATGACAGCGTGACCGCGCGCCTCGGCCCAACCGTAACCCCGGTGGCCCTGCACGCCTGCGGCGACCTGCATGTGCGCCTCATCGAACAGAGCATTGCCTGGGGCTGCCGGCAGCTGGCAATCGCACCCTGCTGCTACAACCGCATCCAGGGCGACCACTACCGCCCACTGTCGAACCGCGCCGCGCAATCGGCCCTCTCGCTGTCGCGCGACGATCTCGGACTCCCGCTCAACGAAACGGTCACCGCAGGAGCCCGCGAACGCCGCCAGCGCGACCAGTCGATGGCCTGGCGGCTGGGCTTCGACCTGCTGCAACGTGAACTGCGCGGCGTCGACCAATACCTGCCAACGCCCTCATTGCCGGCAAGCTGGCTGAAGAAAGACTTCGAACACTATTGTCGGGATCTCGCAGCGCTGAAATCGCTACCCCAACCGGCGCCCCGGGACTGGCCTACGCTCGAAAGCCACGGCTGGCAACGCCTCGCTGAAGTACGCAACCTCGAGTTGCTGCGCGGGCTGTTCCGCCGGCCACTGGAGCTCTGGCTGGCCCTCGACCGTGCATTGCTGCTGGCGGAAAACGGCTACGCCGTCCATCTCGGCACCTTCTGCCCGGCCGAGCTGACACCGCGCAACCTCATCCTGGTGGCAGAGCTCGTCCACCCACACGCAACCACTTGAACAAAGCCGTGCAAACAACTGGCAACAAACGGTTTACTCGCCGCGAGCAATGGCTATAATGGCGCCCATCTTTTCGCCGGTATAGCTCAGCTGGTAGAGC comes from Stutzerimonas stutzeri and encodes:
- a CDS encoding TRAP transporter substrate-binding protein — protein: MKRRQILAAAGVGLAATALAGCNKEAEKTAGKAEGTSDTEKFHWKMVTSWPKNFPGVGVGAENFAKRVNEMSGGRLTVKVYAAGELVPALEVFDAVSRGTAEMGHGAPYYWKGKVPAAQFFCALPFGPNAQEMNAWLHYGGGIQLWEEVYKPYGVLPMACGATGVQTAGWFNKEINSVDDFKGLKMRTPGLGGEVLTKMGGTVVNMPAGEIFTALQTGAIDATEWIGPYNDLALGLHKAAKYYYTPGWQEPNVTFELDVNLKAWETLPDDLKAIVRSAARAVNGDMLDDYNAKNMEALEQLREQGVEVKRLPDEVLARLKEVAAEVVDASAAADPVAKKVWDQQSAYLKRLYEYAELNEKDIYNIRG
- a CDS encoding TRAP transporter small permease subunit, translated to MSKHAPPLLGLARAIDAVNARFGQACAWLTLFLVIGTAVVVVLRYGFGIGATALQEAVLYAHALVFMGAAAWVLQRNGHVRVDIFYQRFSPRYQALVEVLGTLLFLLPVCLFLGWASWDYVTNSWATLESSSETGGLHFVYLQKSIILILVVCLALQGIAEIIKAGYIMTGRLPAPEVKHG
- a CDS encoding TRAP transporter large permease; translation: MAELMAILLFVCICAALMAGYPVAFTLGGVSLLFAGLGIVTGTFDAGYLSALPNRLFGIMNNQTMLAVPLFVFMGVMLEKSRVAEDLLESMSRLFGTLRGGLAISVCVVGALLAASTGIVGATVVTMGLMALPTMLRRGYDPAISTGTLAATGTLGQIIPPSIVLVLLGDVMSSAYQQAQLKLGIFSPKTVSVGDLFVGAFLPGLLLVGLYILYIIGVAIFQPKKLPALPQEELGPIEWGRLANALVPPLLLISAVLGSILAGYATPTEAAALGALGAMILAVYKRQLNFVQLREVAYGTTEISAMVFLILIGASLFSLVFRGFGGEVLIEDVFAQLPGGVLGAFFVVMLVIFLLGFILDFIEITFVVVPIVGPVLLAMGLDPIWLGVMIALNLQTSFLTPPFGFALFYLRGVTPKSVPTSTIYKGVIPFILIQLLLLVIAYQFPGLVTWLPEQVYGK
- a CDS encoding methyltransferase, which translates into the protein MSHSRQPRAVMPSHPFSLSELADRFQRLDAFLLRHQALWRPRPFTHRRLDWEADHPALAEWLRGRSLAQAEAVHNHPTHLTAPAPFPQLAAQVASLTELEPIAHAPDAVADPRQSVDVPGRKWLQIQAFGSALRFHERPQHWLDWCAGKGHLGRSLALHGDAVTCLEWDPALVEAGQRLSVKLGIDAEHRQQDVMHDSVTARLGPTVTPVALHACGDLHVRLIEQSIAWGCRQLAIAPCCYNRIQGDHYRPLSNRAAQSALSLSRDDLGLPLNETVTAGARERRQRDQSMAWRLGFDLLQRELRGVDQYLPTPSLPASWLKKDFEHYCRDLAALKSLPQPAPRDWPTLESHGWQRLAEVRNLELLRGLFRRPLELWLALDRALLLAENGYAVHLGTFCPAELTPRNLILVAELVHPHATT